From Pelotomaculum schinkii, one genomic window encodes:
- the cmk gene encoding (d)CMP kinase → MNCKPNIAIDGPAGAGKSTVAKLVAKSLGYLYIDTGAMYRAVTLKALRDGADLNDHQKLGRLASNVLISLKAGSDGNLTVLMDGEDVTEEIRLPAVSNSVSLVAKVPAVRRKMIELQKEMAAGGGVVMEGRDIGQVVLPDARVKIYLTAATGERARRRWKELADKGINVDRRQIEEDICNRDFIDTSREMDPLAPAPDAVIIDSTSCTVEGVVDLIVARITGERKER, encoded by the coding sequence ATGAATTGCAAACCCAACATAGCCATTGACGGGCCGGCCGGGGCCGGCAAAAGTACAGTTGCAAAGCTGGTTGCTAAAAGTCTTGGCTATTTGTATATAGATACGGGAGCCATGTATCGCGCCGTTACGTTAAAGGCGCTGCGTGACGGGGCAGACTTAAACGACCACCAAAAACTCGGCAGGCTGGCGTCGAATGTATTAATAAGCCTCAAGGCAGGCTCTGATGGAAATCTTACCGTGTTGATGGACGGAGAGGACGTAACTGAAGAAATTCGATTACCGGCTGTTTCGAACAGCGTCTCGCTGGTGGCCAAAGTCCCTGCTGTACGCCGGAAAATGATTGAATTACAGAAAGAAATGGCCGCGGGGGGCGGTGTTGTAATGGAGGGCCGGGATATCGGGCAGGTGGTATTACCCGACGCCCGGGTCAAGATTTACCTCACTGCCGCCACCGGGGAAAGGGCCAGGCGACGCTGGAAGGAACTGGCCGATAAGGGAATAAACGTTGACCGGCGTCAAATCGAAGAAGATATCTGCAACCGGGATTTTATTGACACTTCAAGGGAAATGGACCCTTTAGCGCCGGCTCCGGACGCCGTCATTATCGACAGCACTTCCTGTACGGTAGAGGGAGTAGTTGACCTGATTGTGGCAAGGATAACGGGTGAAAGGAAGGAACGATGA
- a CDS encoding Ger(x)C family spore germination protein, with the protein MKRQLVSRRMAKRIYLFLIIILLAGMCSGCWDRVEIEQLSYVTAVGIDSADSDGVLVTFQTVIPRMLGKSQGGGGGGGGGGVPVKPYANYSVRARNVSDAVRMFELKNPRSAMFKTTTVIIMGEDEARKNMLPPLDFFTRKPMMRRSVWVLVAKGRAEDILLKGEPDPGNFPAQTFRSMFQRRQEVSVILPVNFGQFLSKVERAGIDPFITAIKLVPEVSRAADGTQEEKQTFEISSMGVLKLGSLVSFLELSESRGVVWVEGRAAGGTVTVPVNAEKPWASLLVSSERSKITPIITEDGFIFNIEIKVEGYVSSVEKEDIDINKPEDMRLLEQEEEKAIYQEVMAAVNKSRELHSDFLGLGEKIYETNPKLWKEINQTWRDEWLPNVQAEITVSCKLTRTGLTAEPVKPIP; encoded by the coding sequence ATGAAGAGACAGCTTGTGTCAAGGCGTATGGCAAAGCGGATCTATCTCTTTTTAATCATTATTTTGCTCGCAGGTATGTGCTCCGGCTGCTGGGATCGTGTTGAAATTGAACAATTGTCCTATGTCACTGCTGTGGGTATTGACAGTGCTGATTCTGACGGTGTGCTCGTCACCTTTCAGACTGTTATTCCCCGTATGCTCGGGAAATCGCAGGGTGGAGGCGGTGGGGGCGGTGGCGGCGGCGTGCCGGTCAAGCCTTATGCCAACTACAGTGTCCGGGCGCGCAATGTCAGCGACGCTGTGCGCATGTTTGAACTGAAGAACCCTCGTTCCGCGATGTTCAAGACGACTACAGTTATCATTATGGGGGAAGACGAAGCCCGTAAAAATATGCTGCCGCCTCTGGATTTCTTTACCAGAAAACCCATGATGCGTCGCTCCGTCTGGGTCCTGGTGGCCAAGGGAAGAGCGGAGGATATCTTGCTTAAAGGGGAGCCCGATCCGGGAAATTTTCCGGCTCAAACATTCAGATCCATGTTCCAGCGCAGGCAGGAAGTGTCCGTGATTCTCCCTGTCAATTTCGGACAATTCTTAAGCAAGGTGGAGAGGGCGGGCATTGACCCGTTCATAACTGCTATTAAACTGGTACCAGAGGTCAGCAGGGCGGCTGACGGTACCCAGGAAGAAAAACAGACCTTTGAGATTAGTAGCATGGGAGTCCTAAAGCTGGGCAGTCTGGTGTCTTTCCTTGAGCTGTCTGAATCCCGCGGTGTGGTCTGGGTGGAAGGGAGGGCTGCAGGGGGCACCGTCACTGTTCCTGTAAACGCAGAGAAACCGTGGGCCTCACTGTTGGTTTCTTCAGAAAGAAGCAAAATCACACCAATCATTACCGAGGATGGGTTTATCTTCAATATCGAGATCAAGGTGGAAGGGTATGTATCCAGTGTGGAGAAGGAGGATATCGACATCAACAAGCCCGAGGATATGCGGCTGCTGGAACAGGAGGAGGAAAAAGCGATCTATCAGGAGGTCATGGCTGCTGTCAACAAGTCCCGGGAACTGCACAGCGATTTTCTGGGTTTAGGGGAAAAAATTTACGAAACGAACCCGAAGCTTTGGAAAGAGATCAATCAAACCTGGCGCGACGAATGGCTTCCCAACGTACAGGCTGAAATCACTGTGAGCTGTAAGCTTACACGCACCGGTCTAACTGCAGAGCCGGTAAAACCCATTCCGTAG
- a CDS encoding GerAB/ArcD/ProY family transporter, translating into MSLEKGRLSSRQVMFLVANMVFATEVQFVPALLTKYAGQDAWVVVLIVTVLGILFGIPIISLGLRFPGKNPVEYGMDLLGKWGGRVLGMILSLFFFFVAAAAVRELADHLVIAVMPRTPLVVFIALYVFAIAYGVHLGLEVFARACEILYPLFLIALMGGSLFLFPVANWELLKPFLEHSPLELMRGAVNMLSFYGEGLAILFLIPYMRHPEQAPGLNLKITLLLNVPILIMVMLQIATFGALENSRILFPSFELVKMISVAGFFERVEAFLLAFWVTTVCLKVSLLFYTALIAFAQSVNLSEHRPLVWPGAVILAAFATLIFTDIVQARGFLATTWNIFALSVEMSVFILLYILALLRKKGVPKTGETKE; encoded by the coding sequence ATGAGTTTGGAAAAAGGGAGGCTCTCCTCCCGCCAGGTCATGTTTTTGGTTGCAAACATGGTCTTCGCCACCGAGGTCCAGTTTGTCCCGGCTCTTTTAACCAAGTACGCCGGGCAGGACGCCTGGGTGGTGGTTCTGATTGTGACTGTTTTAGGGATACTCTTCGGTATCCCGATCATTTCCCTGGGCTTGCGTTTCCCTGGTAAGAACCCGGTCGAATACGGCATGGATCTCCTGGGCAAATGGGGGGGGCGGGTACTGGGCATGATCCTGAGCCTTTTCTTTTTCTTTGTAGCAGCTGCCGCAGTCCGTGAATTGGCTGACCATCTGGTTATCGCTGTCATGCCAAGAACCCCGCTGGTCGTCTTCATAGCTTTATATGTATTTGCGATAGCCTATGGAGTTCACCTGGGTCTGGAAGTATTCGCCAGGGCCTGTGAGATTCTCTATCCGCTTTTTTTGATAGCGCTAATGGGCGGGTCATTGTTTCTGTTCCCGGTGGCGAATTGGGAGCTGCTCAAGCCTTTCCTGGAACACTCGCCGCTGGAACTGATGCGGGGCGCTGTTAATATGCTGTCTTTCTACGGTGAAGGCTTGGCCATCCTTTTTCTCATTCCGTACATGCGCCACCCTGAACAGGCGCCGGGCCTCAACTTGAAAATTACTTTATTATTAAACGTTCCGATACTAATAATGGTGATGCTGCAGATCGCCACGTTTGGAGCTTTAGAGAACAGCCGGATCCTTTTCCCCTCCTTTGAACTGGTCAAGATGATCAGTGTCGCCGGTTTTTTTGAGCGGGTAGAGGCGTTCCTCCTGGCTTTTTGGGTGACGACGGTATGCCTGAAAGTGTCGCTTCTCTTTTACACCGCACTGATCGCCTTTGCCCAGTCGGTCAACTTAAGTGAACACCGCCCGCTGGTATGGCCCGGTGCAGTAATCCTGGCGGCGTTTGCTACCCTAATATTTACCGATATTGTCCAGGCCAGGGGGTTCCTTGCGACAACCTGGAATATCTTTGCCCTATCCGTTGAAATGTCAGTGTTTATCCTTCTCTATATCCTGGCGCTGCTCAGGAAAAAAGGCGTACCTAAGACTGGGGAGACAAAAGAATGA